The segment CGCGATATCGAGGCCTGGCTGATCGGCCATACCGTCGAGCTGGCCAAGGCCGGCATCGATCCGCGCACCATCCGCGCGCGTACTGCGGAAGTCGGTGCCACGGTGGCGGCCGCGGGCGAGCGCATGTTCGCGCGCTGGCTGGAGGAAGCCGGGCTATGAGCCAGCCGGCATTGCCCGTGCGCGCGGCGATCGGCGCCGTATTGACGGGGCAGGTACGCCCGTTCGGGCCAAAGGGCGTGCCCAGCGGCATCGCCAAGACCGCGGCTGGCGAGCGGATTCGCGTGACCGCGCTTGGACTCGAAGGCGACGGGCAGGGCGATCCGCGCCATCACGGTGGTCCGGAAAAGGCGCTGCACCACTACGCCTTCGATCATTACCCGGCGTGGCGCGAGGAACTGGCTGCGCAGGGCGCGCAAGGCAACGGTGTGCTCGACGTTGCGGGGGCCTTCGGCGAGAACCTGAGCACCACCGGGCTGACCGAGGCCTCCGTCTGCATCGGCGACCGCTTCCGCCTGGGCACGGCGCTGGTGGAGGTGTCGCAGGCACGACAGCCGTGCTGGAAGCTCAATCATCGATTCGGCTATGCAGGCATGTCGCGCGCCGTGCAGCAAAGCCTGCGCACTGGCTGGTACTACCGTGTACTGGAGACTGGCGACGTGGCGGCGGGCGATACGCTGGAACTGGTGGCGCGCCCCTGTCCGCGATGGTCGCTGCAGCGCCTGCTGCAGGTACTGTATGTCGACCGGCTGGACTATGCCGCGCTCGCGGAAATGTCAGAGCTGGCACCGCTGGCCGAGAACTGGCGCAAGCTTGCGCGGCAGCGCGTGGAGCGGCGCGAAATCGAAGATATGGAGCGGCGGCTGGCGGGCGGCTGAGCGCCGCCGCGTCAGCCCTGGCGGAACCGCTTCCCCGTGCCTTCGCGCGTAATGCGCTCCCAGACCACCTGCTTTTCCTCTTCGCTGAAGAACACCCAGTTGCTGACCTCGGCCGCGGTGCGGCCGCAGCCCTGGCAGATCTCGTCGAACAGC is part of the Cupriavidus necator genome and harbors:
- a CDS encoding MOSC domain-containing protein is translated as MSQPALPVRAAIGAVLTGQVRPFGPKGVPSGIAKTAAGERIRVTALGLEGDGQGDPRHHGGPEKALHHYAFDHYPAWREELAAQGAQGNGVLDVAGAFGENLSTTGLTEASVCIGDRFRLGTALVEVSQARQPCWKLNHRFGYAGMSRAVQQSLRTGWYYRVLETGDVAAGDTLELVARPCPRWSLQRLLQVLYVDRLDYAALAEMSELAPLAENWRKLARQRVERREIEDMERRLAGG
- a CDS encoding DUF1289 domain-containing protein, coding for MPSPSESAPPRPEPDHGTTDSTLSERPDSPCIGICSTLFDEICQGCGRTAAEVSNWVFFSEEEKQVVWERITREGTGKRFRQG